Proteins encoded by one window of Sphaerodactylus townsendi isolate TG3544 linkage group LG02, MPM_Stown_v2.3, whole genome shotgun sequence:
- the PSMG1 gene encoding proteasome assembly chaperone 1, giving the protein MATFFGEVVAAPSRTGVDDDEEEEGTVAREEAPEDREIRIELEKKREVHILWNTAFTPSTGNSSNHLFPCSKFILGIGHNAAAFLSSFVLNSGDWEVVGSVKLWNEWCRTSNTTNVLPTDSFCLFYRLISDPTVLLCQCTCFVAEDQQFQWLEKVFGCMQKTDLQVAVLSTSSVTDYKTSESTSILSSPFLKALKTKQFKDNVCCSLLEQPNIVQDLPAAVLSYCQVWQIPAVLYQCYTDVIKLDIITIEAFKPVLSSKILKSLVKDTSRSTETLVKLMTTTEINNIYT; this is encoded by the exons ATGGCCACCTTCTTTGGGGAGGTTGTGGCGGCACCATCCCGAACTGGGGTGGACgatgacgaggaggaggaggggacggTGGCGCGAGAAGAAGCGCCGGAGGATCGGGAGATTCGCATAGAGCTCGAGAAGAAAAG GGAAGTCCATATTCTCTGGAACACAGCATTCACTCCATCTACAGGAAATTCTTCAAATCATCTGTTTCCTTGCTCAAAGTTCATACTGGGTATAGGACACAATGCAGCAG CATTCTTGTCTTCATTTGTTTTGAATTCTGGAGACTGGGAAGTAGTTGGATCTGTCAAGCTGTGGAATGAATGGTGCAGAACATCAAACACAACCAATGTCCTGCCAACAgattctttctgtttgttttatcgGTTGATTTCAGATCCTACA GTTTTGTTGTGCCAGTGTACTTGTTTTGTGGCTGAGGATCAGCAATTTCAGTGGCTTGAAAAG GTTTTTGGATGCATGCAGAAGACAGATTTGCAAGTAGCTGTTCTTTCAACATCCTCCGTTACAGATTATAAAACATCTGAATCAACTTCAAtactttcttctccttttctgaaagcattaaaaacaaaacagttcaaAGATAACGTCTGTTGCTCACTTCTAGAACAACCAAATATTGTACAGGATCTCCCTGCAGCAG TTCTCAGCTACTGTCAAGTGTGGCAGATCCCTGCAGTACTTTATCAGTGTTATACTGATGTCATCAAACTGGACATCATTACAATTGAAGCTTTCAAGCCTGTCCTGTCTTCCAAAATCCTGAAGAGTTTAGTTAAG GACACTTCTAGAAGCACAGAAACCCTGGTAAAATTGATGACAACGACTGAAATCAACAATATCTACACTTAA